CGCCTATCTCGACTCCGAGCAAAAGCTTCAAAAAACCGCAGCGCCGCGCGAAGTGAGCGGCTACGAGGGCGCTGAACGTATTCAGGTTTATCGTAAAAAACCCGCCAATTAAGCAGCCGCGCCGCCGGATGCTGTTGCCAGGCTCGACGGCGTTGCGTCTTTGATAATTTGTTTGAGACCCCACTTGTAATCTCATTGCGTAGAGGAGACGATTATGCGTTCGATGCGCATGTTTGTATGTTGGATTCTGATGCCGGTATTTATGCTGGCGGCTGCGGCGCACGCCGATTTTACCGTGACCGGCCGCTTTATGTATCAAGATCTCGAACTCGATCTCAGCGGTTTTACCGGTGTGCGTCCGAACCGGCCGATTCGATTGGCGGATGTGTTGATTTTGGACGACGCCAGCAACGTTGTGCTGGCGCAGGGCGCCACCAATCTCAACGGTGAGTACAGCATTGCGGTGAGCGACAATCAAATTCGAACAATCTCTGTTGTCGTCGTCGCGAACAGCAGCAACACCGCTGGCCTTTATCAAGCGGTTATGGTCATGACCAGTTCCACCAATAACGGCACAACCCCGCATGCCTTTGAAGGCGGACTTTATGCCAATCACAGCCCGACACAAAACATTGACATGGGCACGGCCGTGGCGCAATACCGCGCCGGCGGCGAACCGTTTAACATTTATGACACGATGCTCGATTGCGCCGATTTTTTGGAAGTAGTGAACGGCGCCCGTCCGGGCCTGGCAATCAAAACGATCGTCAATTTTAATATCAACCGCACCGATGATTTTGCCTATTACCGCTCCAACGCCGGCCCGGGCGGCGGCGTGTTTTTAGGCCCCGATTATGGTTATGACGACACGATCATTCTACATGAATTGGGGCATTATATCGAGCGCAACTTTGGCGACTTTGACGACAATCCCGGTGGCACACATTACATCGGCGACAGTGCGCAAGACCCGCGCTTATCCTGGGGTGAAGGCTGGCCGACTTTTTGGGGTTCGCATGTGCGGCTGTGGGGCGGAGACCTGCATCCGAACATTTACGTTAATTCCGTGGGAGACTCTACCCCTAATCGCATCAGCTTTTCATATGATCTTGAAGTGCGAACCGGCGAGGGCGCGTCCTCCGAGAATGCCGTGCAGTCCGCTTTGTGGGATATGACGGACGGCCCGGATACTCCGGATTTCACGCCCGGCGTGGATGACGAGCCCGGCTATGAAGTCATGCGCACCTTTGACGAGACGTGGCTGGTGACATCTTTGCTGATGGCCACGCTTTCCGAGCCGCAAACCTTTGAAGATTTTTTTGATGTGTGGAATGCGAATATCACAAATCCACAAACCGAAACCTTGCGTGAGTTGT
This window of the Cytophagia bacterium CHB2 genome carries:
- a CDS encoding T9SS type A sorting domain-containing protein; the encoded protein is MRSMRMFVCWILMPVFMLAAAAHADFTVTGRFMYQDLELDLSGFTGVRPNRPIRLADVLILDDASNVVLAQGATNLNGEYSIAVSDNQIRTISVVVVANSSNTAGLYQAVMVMTSSTNNGTTPHAFEGGLYANHSPTQNIDMGTAVAQYRAGGEPFNIYDTMLDCADFLEVVNGARPGLAIKTIVNFNINRTDDFAYYRSNAGPGGGVFLGPDYGYDDTIILHELGHYIERNFGDFDDNPGGTHYIGDSAQDPRLSWGEGWPTFWGSHVRLWGGDLHPNIYVNSVGDSTPNRISFSYDLEVRTGEGASSENAVQSALWDMTDGPDTPDFTPGVDDEPGYEVMRTFDETWLVTSLLMATLSEPQTFEDFFDVWNANITNPQTETLRELFYKNHNIQYFPDSFENDNTPAQAVKLSFAQVGGAATHHTHHPEGDEDWVVFEAFSSVNYAINTNTMRDGADTYLSVHDASGAELASNDNAGTPQSGNNNAFELLRSSLEYQPAQNGPLYVRCRRSPSNRTSKFGHYNLIVSAAQVGPEAPNLQISSASIVVTAPKGESRTRSFVITNTGTVDTLVYILEEQQRDFAVVDFPWLTASPQAGRLSPGAADTIVVLLESEHASAGQNIALLEIQSNDPNNAVRPVAVVLNVTQATEVADEPVNLLPARFALGQSYPNPFVLANGAAAQIGVRITYEIPAHTRGSVPVVLRIYDVLGREVRTLTNEIKQAGSFVALWDGRDTHGALVGNGVYLYKITAADFSAVRKLIVVR